The Eubacteriaceae bacterium Marseille-Q4139 genome has a window encoding:
- a CDS encoding DUF4173 domain-containing protein produces MMEHQNEIMMQPEMPEPALAMNPAETSGKIEKEVPPDPAAPLFERFSKYGAGCLLTGLFYAFCFYKNPNGITWPFFLAAGFVLVCAAFQSLSVKIRKDSWFLATSILLIGVSMCRTDSLFLHTINRIALFFLLAFFLLHQLCDDSGWDIGTAISSALRYAGGLFLLLPVPFSHGIRYFKTSRQGKKGPYAAAILGAFLSLPFVLIVVCLLGDADVVFNKLLVSALDGAVNPSSVSSVLFQTVVSAAVFYCILCSRYKMKFPEGVRDRRKGSPAFASGFLFTFAAAYLVFCAIQVVFLFLRKGTLPDGMTYAEYARQGFFQLTFVIALNLALVLGFLRYFRPAPYLKALLTTVSACTCVMIASAACRMLLYISVYRLTLLRLLVLWFLGTAAVFMAGVFLLIRKERFPLFRYGLVVVSVFYTALALSRPDAVIAAYNLTAPGHEAVGTSDLYYLQTLSLDAAPAMEKYLKDSPELTEWYGGRDAYLAEFCRRAADGDGNASLRTYNFSVGAARKIYDARSVGPE; encoded by the coding sequence ATGATGGAACATCAAAATGAAATCATGATGCAGCCCGAAATGCCGGAACCGGCTCTGGCTATGAATCCGGCCGAAACCTCAGGAAAAATAGAAAAAGAAGTGCCGCCGGACCCGGCTGCGCCTCTCTTTGAACGCTTTTCCAAATACGGCGCCGGCTGTCTTCTCACAGGCCTCTTTTACGCCTTCTGCTTCTATAAAAACCCAAACGGCATCACATGGCCGTTTTTCCTGGCCGCCGGCTTCGTCCTCGTTTGTGCCGCCTTCCAAAGCCTGTCTGTTAAAATCAGGAAAGATTCCTGGTTTTTAGCAACGTCCATACTTCTCATCGGCGTCTCCATGTGCCGGACAGACAGCCTGTTCCTCCATACCATAAACCGCATCGCCCTGTTCTTCTTGCTGGCCTTTTTCCTTCTCCACCAGCTCTGCGACGACTCCGGCTGGGACATCGGGACAGCCATTTCCTCTGCTCTCCGGTATGCAGGCGGACTTTTTCTCCTGCTTCCGGTGCCGTTTTCCCACGGCATCCGCTATTTTAAGACGTCCCGCCAGGGAAAAAAGGGGCCTTATGCAGCCGCCATCCTCGGCGCGTTTCTCTCCCTGCCCTTTGTGCTCATCGTCGTCTGCCTTCTCGGGGACGCCGACGTTGTTTTCAATAAGCTCCTCGTGTCTGCCTTAGACGGTGCCGTAAACCCGTCCTCGGTTTCCTCCGTCCTGTTTCAGACCGTGGTTTCCGCAGCCGTCTTTTACTGCATCCTGTGCAGCCGCTACAAAATGAAATTCCCGGAAGGCGTCCGTGACCGCCGAAAAGGGAGTCCGGCCTTTGCCTCCGGCTTCCTCTTTACCTTCGCGGCCGCATATCTTGTCTTTTGCGCCATCCAGGTCGTCTTCCTGTTCCTCCGGAAAGGCACGCTCCCGGACGGCATGACCTATGCGGAGTACGCCCGCCAGGGCTTTTTCCAGCTCACCTTCGTAATCGCCTTAAACCTGGCCCTCGTCCTCGGCTTTCTCCGCTATTTCCGGCCAGCGCCGTATTTAAAGGCGCTTCTTACCACCGTCAGCGCCTGCACCTGTGTCATGATCGCCTCCGCCGCCTGCCGGATGCTCCTTTACATCTCGGTTTACCGGCTGACGCTTCTCAGGCTTTTAGTCCTGTGGTTTTTGGGGACGGCCGCTGTTTTTATGGCAGGCGTTTTCCTGCTCATCCGGAAGGAGCGGTTTCCCCTGTTCCGGTACGGCCTCGTCGTGGTCTCCGTTTTTTATACGGCTCTGGCCCTTTCCCGGCCCGACGCCGTGATCGCCGCCTACAACCTGACAGCGCCCGGCCATGAAGCCGTCGGCACAAGCGATCTGTACTACCTCCAGACACTTTCCCTGGACGCGGCGCCTGCCATGGAAAAGTACCTGAAAGATTCCCCTGAGCTCACGGAATGGTACGGCGGCCGGGATGCTTATCTGGCTGAATTTTGCCGGAGAGCCGCAGACGGCGATGGCAATGCCTCCCTGCGTACCTATAATTTCTCCGTCGGGGCAGCTAGGAAAATTTATGATGCCCGTTCTGTTGGGCCGGAATAA
- a CDS encoding nitroreductase family protein, translated as MEVIDAVLTRRSIRRFKEKKVPRETIEKIAAAAAYAPSWKNTQTVRYYVVEDDAVKTDIARNHTMGFAYNTGTIEHAPQIVAVTSVKGKSGAVEEGKFTTAQKENWALFDAGAACQTFCLAAHEYGVGTVIMGIFDAGTVGKLLHIPENEQVVCLISMGYPDEEPKAPKRKPVDELLHFCE; from the coding sequence ATGGAAGTGATTGACGCAGTCCTTACGAGGCGCAGCATCCGCCGCTTCAAGGAGAAAAAGGTACCGAGGGAGACGATTGAGAAAATTGCCGCCGCGGCGGCTTATGCGCCGTCCTGGAAGAATACGCAGACCGTCCGCTATTATGTGGTGGAGGACGACGCGGTGAAGACGGACATTGCAAGGAATCATACGATGGGCTTTGCCTACAACACCGGCACCATCGAGCATGCGCCGCAGATCGTCGCCGTCACGTCCGTAAAGGGAAAAAGCGGCGCCGTGGAGGAAGGAAAGTTTACGACGGCCCAGAAGGAGAACTGGGCGCTGTTCGATGCCGGGGCGGCCTGCCAGACCTTTTGCCTGGCGGCTCATGAATACGGCGTCGGGACAGTCATCATGGGGATTTTTGATGCCGGGACGGTGGGAAAGCTGCTCCATATCCCGGAAAATGAGCAGGTAGTCTGCCTGATTTCCATGGGATACCCTGACGAGGAACCGAAAGCACCGAAGCGGAAGCCGGTCGATGAGCTTCTGCATTTCTGTGAGTAG
- a CDS encoding amidohydrolase: protein MGKKTAWEEIDKKAPEILEASDEIWGYAETAFTEVNSVKTLCEVLRKEGFEVEENLAGVETAFKGTFGSGKPVIGFLGEFDALSGLDQEAGALEKKAVHPGCSGHGCGHNMLGTASLAAAIGVKKYLEESGKSGTVIYFGCPGEEGGSGKAFMAKGGAFEGLDAAITWHPGDVTRADTGSSLANYQVAYKFYGTSAHAGGAPHLGRSALDALELMNMGVQFLREHVVPEARIHYAITNTGGYSPNVVQPYAEVLYLIRAPKNKQVEEIYQRVNKIAEGAAHMTETRVEIDFVKGCSNLVSNKVIAKRLWDNLTELGAPEYTEEELQMAKALSEGVGEGRFESLEKVAAGLGKEEKKEVLAHKGESLYRFVAPFDPVGIMSFGSTDVGDVSWNCPTAQAYVTTWAAGTPGHSWQVVTQGKSGLAHKGLLYAAKAMAGAAVDLFEEPKYLEEAKAEMEETLDGDTYHCPIPDGCKPRALSAGK from the coding sequence AGAGGGCTTTGAGGTTGAAGAAAACCTGGCTGGAGTCGAGACGGCTTTTAAGGGGACGTTCGGTTCCGGCAAGCCGGTGATCGGATTTTTAGGTGAGTTTGACGCGCTTTCCGGTCTTGACCAGGAAGCAGGCGCGCTTGAGAAGAAGGCAGTTCATCCCGGCTGTTCCGGCCATGGATGCGGCCACAACATGCTCGGCACGGCGTCCCTGGCGGCAGCCATCGGCGTGAAAAAGTACCTGGAGGAGAGCGGGAAATCCGGCACGGTCATTTACTTTGGCTGCCCGGGCGAGGAAGGCGGCTCCGGAAAGGCATTTATGGCAAAGGGCGGCGCGTTCGAGGGACTGGACGCCGCGATTACCTGGCATCCCGGCGATGTGACGAGAGCCGATACGGGAAGCTCCCTGGCAAACTATCAGGTTGCATATAAATTCTACGGCACGTCTGCTCATGCAGGCGGGGCGCCGCATCTTGGAAGAAGCGCCCTGGATGCCCTGGAGCTGATGAACATGGGCGTGCAGTTCTTAAGAGAGCACGTGGTTCCCGAGGCGAGGATCCACTATGCGATCACGAATACAGGCGGATATTCGCCGAACGTGGTACAGCCGTATGCGGAAGTTTTGTACCTGATCCGTGCGCCGAAAAATAAACAGGTGGAGGAAATCTACCAGCGCGTCAACAAGATTGCCGAGGGTGCTGCCCATATGACGGAGACGAGAGTGGAAATCGACTTCGTGAAGGGCTGTTCCAACCTTGTGAGCAATAAGGTGATTGCAAAGAGGCTCTGGGACAATTTGACAGAGCTCGGCGCTCCGGAGTACACGGAGGAAGAGCTTCAGATGGCGAAGGCCTTAAGCGAGGGCGTCGGCGAGGGCCGGTTTGAGTCCCTGGAGAAGGTGGCCGCAGGCCTTGGAAAGGAAGAGAAGAAGGAAGTCCTTGCCCACAAGGGAGAATCCCTGTACCGCTTCGTGGCTCCGTTTGATCCGGTGGGCATCATGTCCTTCGGTTCCACGGACGTCGGCGATGTGAGCTGGAACTGCCCGACGGCGCAGGCGTATGTCACCACATGGGCGGCCGGAACGCCGGGACATTCCTGGCAGGTTGTCACCCAGGGAAAGAGCGGGCTTGCCCACAAGGGACTGCTCTACGCGGCAAAGGCCATGGCCGGTGCAGCCGTAGACCTCTTTGAGGAGCCGAAATACCTGGAGGAAGCAAAGGCGGAGATGGAAGAGACCTTAGACGGTGATACCTACCACTGCCCGATCCCGGACGGCTGCAAGCCGAGGGCGCTTTCCGCAGGAAAGTAG